One window of Phycisphaeraceae bacterium genomic DNA carries:
- a CDS encoding TFIIB-type zinc ribbon-containing protein has product MPLARARLWMGITLVCAALCILLLVAWFATRHRTSFYTYQPKFVEIHRGNVVLMSSIWSGGLSSKGWMYDVFFVSKPSFHPTYFRIGQSYLGTPAFNTRLYGLFIPIWNIAIVPGLIAIFAGRRARKLWHIAMAHGCPKCGYSSEGLVTEDSNTAVCPECGTQIAV; this is encoded by the coding sequence ATGCCGCTTGCACGCGCCAGGCTGTGGATGGGTATCACACTCGTGTGTGCTGCCCTGTGCATCTTGTTGCTCGTCGCGTGGTTCGCGACACGGCATCGCACGTCGTTCTATACATACCAGCCGAAGTTTGTCGAGATCCATCGCGGAAATGTCGTGCTCATGTCGTCGATCTGGAGCGGCGGGCTCTCAAGCAAGGGCTGGATGTACGACGTTTTCTTTGTAAGCAAACCGAGCTTCCATCCGACATACTTCAGGATCGGTCAGTCATATCTCGGCACGCCCGCGTTCAACACGAGGTTGTACGGATTGTTCATCCCGATATGGAATATTGCAATCGTGCCGGGGCTGATTGCGATCTTTGCTGGCCGGCGAGCGAGAAAACTCTGGCACATTGCAATGGCGCACGGATGCCCGAAGTGCGGCTACTCGAGCGAGGGGCTTGTTACTGAAGACTCGAACACAGCAGTATGTCCCGAGTGCGGCACGCAGATCGCAGTGTAA
- the aroC gene encoding chorismate synthase, translating into MAGRNTGLDYGTAGESHGPCVLATITGLPAGLAVDTDFINAELARRQGGYGRGGRQKIETDRAEFLSGVRLGKAIGSPLTISVVNRDSRLDDLERTPPVSRPRPGHADLAGAIKTLTTDCRNTLERASARETAGRVAAGAVARCLLREIGVEVFGFVRSIGGVRTNVTVDATNWRDALIARNASETYCPDDAVTSRQCELIRQAKIDKDTLGGMCEVHVFGCPIGLGSTVDWRDKLDANIALAVMSIQAFKSVEIGMGRDVADVSGSQVHDPIGYDASLRSTPALGFVRSRNNAGGIEGGMTNGQPIVVRGAMKPISTLLQGMPSIDLNTLQPEQSQYERSDVCAVSAASVVMENVVAFEIARAAMAKYAGDTVDEFVHAWQHHLDAARKLATE; encoded by the coding sequence ATGGCAGGACGCAACACCGGTCTCGACTATGGTACCGCGGGTGAATCGCACGGCCCGTGTGTGCTGGCAACGATCACGGGATTGCCCGCTGGGCTCGCAGTTGATACCGACTTTATCAATGCTGAGCTCGCGCGCAGGCAGGGCGGGTACGGTCGCGGCGGCAGACAGAAGATCGAGACAGATCGCGCCGAGTTTCTCTCTGGTGTTCGTCTGGGCAAAGCGATCGGCAGCCCGCTGACGATCAGCGTCGTCAACAGGGACAGCCGCCTTGATGATCTGGAACGCACGCCGCCAGTCTCGCGCCCAAGACCGGGGCACGCGGACCTTGCTGGCGCGATCAAGACGCTGACAACGGACTGCCGGAACACGCTCGAACGCGCCAGCGCACGCGAGACTGCAGGTCGAGTCGCTGCGGGTGCGGTCGCACGATGCCTGCTCCGCGAGATCGGGGTTGAGGTCTTTGGGTTTGTCAGGTCCATCGGCGGCGTGCGCACGAATGTCACAGTTGATGCAACAAACTGGCGTGATGCGCTCATCGCTCGCAACGCCAGCGAGACATACTGCCCGGACGATGCAGTTACATCGCGACAGTGCGAGTTGATCCGACAGGCGAAGATCGACAAGGACACACTCGGCGGCATGTGCGAGGTGCATGTGTTTGGGTGCCCGATCGGACTCGGCTCGACCGTCGACTGGCGTGATAAACTCGATGCAAACATCGCACTTGCGGTCATGAGCATCCAAGCGTTCAAGAGCGTCGAGATTGGCATGGGTCGCGATGTCGCGGATGTATCCGGCTCGCAGGTGCATGATCCAATCGGGTATGACGCATCGCTGAGGAGCACACCAGCACTCGGATTTGTGCGATCACGCAACAACGCGGGCGGCATCGAGGGAGGCATGACAAACGGGCAGCCCATCGTTGTGCGCGGCGCGATGAAGCCGATCTCGACACTACTCCAGGGCATGCCAAGCATTGATCTCAATACGCTGCAACCCGAGCAGAGCCAGTACGAACGCAGCGACGTGTGCGCTGTGTCAGCGGCGAGCGTCGTGATGGAGAATGTTGTCGCATTCGAGATCGCGCGTGCTGCAATGGCAAAGTACGCTGGCGATACCGTGGACGAGTTCGTCCACGCGTGGCAGCATCATCTTGATGCAGCAAGAAAGCTGGCAACCGAGTAA
- a CDS encoding TIGR00730 family Rossman fold protein, producing MADEFQCPPPTKQQHQRWGKAASKHESAFLEERGFRRTELARVIRISREFIRGFRALHFAGPCVTVFGSARFKEGNRYYELARQVGAALAKLELTVLTGGGPGIMEAANRGAYEAGGKSIGVNIQLPHEQQPNPYVQKFVEFRYFFVRKVMLVKYSHAFVIMPGGFGTLDELYETLTLVQTRKIEDFPVILMGTEYWKPMLDFLRNTLVPQGTISPEDIDLMTVTDDVNEAICVVKSMMQRNAREIAIARKPHRIWFLGEH from the coding sequence ATGGCTGACGAGTTCCAGTGTCCCCCGCCAACCAAACAACAACACCAGCGCTGGGGAAAAGCAGCAAGTAAGCATGAATCAGCTTTCCTTGAGGAGCGAGGGTTTCGGCGCACCGAGCTTGCGCGCGTCATCCGTATCTCGCGTGAGTTCATCAGAGGATTCCGTGCTCTCCACTTTGCGGGTCCGTGCGTGACCGTCTTCGGCTCGGCACGGTTCAAGGAAGGCAACAGGTACTACGAACTCGCAAGACAGGTCGGCGCAGCACTCGCAAAGCTCGAGCTGACTGTGCTCACCGGCGGCGGACCCGGCATTATGGAAGCTGCGAATCGCGGCGCGTACGAGGCTGGTGGCAAGAGCATCGGTGTGAACATCCAACTCCCGCACGAGCAGCAACCAAATCCGTACGTCCAAAAATTTGTCGAGTTCAGATATTTCTTTGTGCGCAAAGTCATGCTCGTCAAGTACTCGCACGCCTTTGTCATCATGCCCGGTGGGTTCGGCACGCTCGACGAGCTCTACGAGACGCTCACGCTGGTGCAGACACGCAAGATCGAGGATTTCCCGGTCATCCTCATGGGCACGGAGTACTGGAAGCCGATGCTCGACTTCCTCCGCAACACGCTCGTGCCACAGGGAACCATCAGCCCGGAAGATATCGATCTGATGACAGTCACCGACGATGTGAACGAAGCGATCTGTGTTGTAAAGAGCATGATGCAGCGGAACGCACGTGAGATCGCAATCGCACGCAAGCCGCACAGAATCTGGTTCCTCGGCGAGCATTGA